The Nitrospira sp. genome contains a region encoding:
- a CDS encoding NFACT family protein, with protein MTLNASDLSQIVQELSSLLLGGWIQKIHQPTTCTLVLDIRVPGQTHRLLISSEPEAARLHLTTHSLPNPPTPPPFCQFLRAHFQGARIDELRQISNDRIVELQITGKGGAGIIVCELTGKRANVLVLDAGRRVLRDLLHQQALTGQPYAVPAAHTAGREHAPARFTGAAGSLFPISREIDAYYQRQGAAREIAQAKDARVRFLKKTLKKELRLLEAWRGDLSRANTYRDYARYGELIKANLSSIKKGTDHIEVTDYFDDKLPDISIPLDPTKSAQRNMDDYFRKHRKYLAAERELKPRIERAEQQVQTLRDELKETELETWTPAPRVPTRPASGTITYPTPDRRRSADDRRGPFRRFTSTDGLPIFVGRNARENDELTFGLAKSEDLWLHARGTPGSHVVVRLAKGTEPPPETLRDAATLALLYSDLKKSGKGDVIYTRRKWVRKAKGQAAGAVNVTQERSLHVSLDQVRLAALKNRGLQE; from the coding sequence ATGACCCTCAACGCTTCCGACCTGTCACAGATAGTGCAGGAGCTTTCTAGTTTGTTGCTCGGAGGATGGATTCAGAAAATTCATCAGCCGACAACTTGCACGTTGGTGCTCGACATTCGAGTACCCGGGCAGACACATCGGCTGCTTATCTCATCCGAACCGGAGGCTGCCCGTCTCCATCTCACCACCCACTCACTACCCAATCCCCCGACACCTCCGCCGTTCTGTCAATTTCTTAGAGCCCACTTCCAAGGAGCGAGGATCGACGAGCTTCGTCAGATTTCGAACGATCGTATCGTTGAACTCCAGATCACAGGCAAGGGAGGGGCCGGGATAATCGTGTGTGAATTAACCGGGAAAAGGGCCAACGTACTGGTCCTCGATGCCGGACGACGAGTGCTGAGGGACCTACTCCACCAGCAAGCTCTTACCGGACAACCCTATGCGGTGCCGGCAGCACACACGGCCGGACGAGAACACGCACCTGCCAGATTCACCGGAGCCGCCGGGTCCCTGTTCCCTATTTCAAGGGAAATCGATGCCTACTACCAGCGCCAAGGTGCCGCGCGAGAGATTGCTCAGGCCAAGGATGCACGTGTGCGGTTCCTCAAGAAAACACTCAAGAAAGAGCTGCGATTGCTTGAGGCCTGGCGGGGTGATCTGTCAAGAGCGAATACCTATCGAGACTATGCCCGGTACGGAGAATTGATCAAAGCCAACCTCAGCTCAATCAAGAAAGGGACTGATCATATTGAGGTGACGGACTACTTCGATGACAAGTTACCCGATATATCCATTCCGCTTGATCCTACGAAATCGGCCCAGCGCAACATGGATGACTACTTTCGGAAGCATCGCAAATATCTCGCGGCCGAGCGCGAGCTCAAACCGCGCATCGAACGGGCGGAGCAGCAGGTCCAGACACTTCGTGACGAGCTCAAAGAGACCGAGCTAGAAACTTGGACGCCTGCCCCCAGAGTTCCTACCCGCCCTGCCTCCGGCACCATTACTTACCCGACTCCTGACCGACGACGTTCAGCCGATGACCGGCGAGGCCCCTTTCGGCGGTTTACGTCGACGGATGGACTTCCGATCTTCGTCGGACGCAACGCCCGGGAGAATGATGAACTGACGTTCGGCCTGGCCAAGAGTGAGGATCTCTGGTTACATGCCCGCGGCACACCCGGCTCTCATGTCGTTGTGAGACTAGCCAAAGGCACCGAGCCCCCACCTGAAACCCTTCGCGACGCGGCAACCTTGGCCCTGCTCTATAGCGACTTGAAGAAGAGCGGCAAGGGCGATGTCATCTATACACGCCGCAAATGGGTCAGGAAGGCAAAGGGCCAGGCTGCCGGCGCCGTGAATGTCACACAAGAACGATCACTCCACGTCAGTCTTGATCAGGTACGGCTTGCGGCGCTCAAAAACAGAGGACTTCAAGAGTAG
- a CDS encoding response regulator, with translation MEGERAGGPSEASSTILVVDDELSIVKLCKALLEGAGFHVIEAEGSSEALKICAQHEGPIDLLLTDLVLPPPDFQLSSASNQFPHVNGHQLAIRAATIRNGLRIILMSGNPDKELASHGITRGALPFLAKPFGKDELVTLVREVLAQPASALNLAEQGKAANDVDWFG, from the coding sequence ATGGAGGGTGAGCGGGCCGGCGGGCCATCGGAAGCTTCATCGACCATCTTGGTCGTAGACGACGAATTGTCGATCGTCAAACTCTGCAAGGCTTTGCTTGAAGGAGCAGGGTTTCACGTGATCGAGGCGGAAGGCAGTTCCGAAGCCCTAAAGATTTGCGCTCAGCATGAGGGGCCGATTGATCTCTTGCTGACCGACCTTGTCTTACCCCCTCCCGACTTTCAGCTGTCCTCTGCGTCCAACCAATTTCCACACGTCAACGGCCATCAGCTGGCCATTCGCGCCGCGACGATCCGGAACGGCCTCCGCATCATCCTGATGTCAGGAAATCCTGATAAAGAGCTGGCCAGTCATGGGATTACACGAGGAGCATTACCGTTTCTCGCCAAACCGTTCGGAAAAGATGAGTTGGTGACCTTGGTGCGGGAGGTACTCGCACAACCGGCATCAGCGCTCAATCTCGCGGAGCAGGGCAAAGCGGCGAACGACGTCGACTGGTTCGGCTAA
- a CDS encoding sigma 54-interacting transcriptional regulator, with translation MTREIPSSQIQSIINSLIRCQALQEFDRTLDREVRSILGSDNAVYCLFLYTERERALCPVSLHIRDRNSPFFRIGEMSYAGSLHDSVVSLGHAVLVDTLDGNSWTEASALHGSPYVNASVLAAPLSLRGTTVTTHAKTLGVMALFDSKRTPPWTEHERLFFENLGLHAAPVLQSVLATEDFHALMSITTSTLVGSTTIDSLMAATRDIVRKVIHHDITVLVQFVQETRGPWFALRFADGITIDLEQIRKIPFEQMSPAEMASTRTPIMFLGHDHMHAGRFPERTYFESIGIMSAMLCPILVQGAPYGFLVFGSERRNAFSFRDQNLTEQVGYTLSQAIANLHAYEQISSLKEQLEQENIGLRHEIGTLTGTGDIVGASPATRFILRTIEQLAPTDSVVLLQGETGTGKSLVAKAIHQRSPRNGKPFIIINCAELPPTLIESELFGHEKGAFTTAMKRKIGRFELAQGGTVFLDEVGEIPLPLQVKLLRVLDTQEFERVGGTQTLSLNIRIIAATNVDLEKALTSGTFRRDLYYRLKVCPITLPPLQDRREDITLLAQHFVRKYATRYRKPITKIRRAALMTLTAMDWPGNIRELEHVIERAVILAQGSTLTLEDFRPPSLEPQPVPPTRTLADMERNHILDILRRTNWILAGPQGAAAQLGLKRSTLQHRMKRLGITKQI, from the coding sequence ATGACTCGTGAAATACCATCGTCGCAGATCCAATCCATCATCAATTCCCTCATTCGGTGCCAAGCACTCCAGGAATTCGACCGGACGCTGGATCGAGAAGTTCGGAGCATTCTCGGCAGCGACAACGCCGTCTACTGCTTGTTTCTCTATACCGAGCGCGAACGCGCCCTCTGCCCGGTTTCCCTCCACATCCGAGACCGCAATTCGCCATTCTTTCGAATCGGTGAAATGTCCTATGCCGGATCTCTCCACGACTCTGTTGTCTCCTTAGGACACGCCGTTTTGGTCGATACACTGGATGGCAATTCATGGACGGAGGCCTCGGCCCTGCACGGCTCTCCCTATGTAAACGCCTCCGTGCTCGCCGCGCCCCTATCCTTGAGGGGCACGACCGTAACTACCCATGCCAAAACTCTTGGCGTTATGGCTCTCTTTGATTCCAAGCGGACCCCCCCGTGGACTGAGCATGAAAGACTCTTCTTTGAAAACCTTGGTCTTCACGCCGCCCCGGTGCTCCAGAGCGTGCTGGCGACCGAAGACTTTCATGCGCTGATGTCGATCACTACCTCCACACTGGTTGGATCGACGACCATCGACTCTCTCATGGCGGCCACGCGCGACATCGTTCGCAAGGTCATCCACCATGACATCACCGTCTTGGTGCAATTCGTACAGGAAACCCGCGGCCCTTGGTTCGCGCTCAGATTCGCGGACGGGATCACGATCGACCTTGAACAGATTAGAAAGATCCCCTTTGAGCAAATGTCTCCTGCTGAAATGGCTTCGACGCGAACACCTATCATGTTCCTCGGCCACGACCACATGCATGCAGGGCGATTCCCAGAACGGACATACTTCGAATCCATCGGTATCATGTCCGCCATGCTCTGCCCGATCCTCGTTCAAGGAGCCCCGTATGGCTTTTTAGTCTTCGGCAGTGAGCGAAGAAACGCATTTTCATTCCGTGATCAAAACCTCACTGAACAGGTGGGGTACACGCTGTCCCAAGCCATTGCCAACCTCCATGCGTATGAACAGATCAGCAGCTTAAAAGAACAACTTGAACAAGAGAACATCGGCCTCAGGCATGAGATCGGTACATTGACGGGGACAGGAGACATCGTGGGAGCGAGTCCTGCCACTCGATTCATCCTTCGCACCATTGAGCAACTAGCTCCTACAGATTCCGTGGTTCTTCTTCAGGGAGAAACGGGCACTGGGAAAAGCCTCGTGGCCAAAGCGATCCACCAGCGGTCACCCAGAAATGGCAAACCGTTTATCATCATCAACTGTGCTGAACTCCCCCCAACTCTCATCGAATCCGAGCTCTTCGGGCATGAAAAGGGAGCCTTTACCACCGCCATGAAACGGAAGATCGGACGTTTCGAACTTGCGCAGGGAGGGACGGTATTTCTCGATGAAGTGGGTGAGATCCCTCTCCCACTGCAAGTGAAGTTGCTGCGTGTCCTGGATACGCAAGAGTTCGAACGAGTCGGGGGCACACAGACGCTCTCCCTCAACATCCGAATTATTGCAGCCACGAATGTCGATCTCGAGAAAGCGCTCACATCCGGCACGTTTCGGCGCGATTTATACTACCGTCTCAAAGTGTGCCCCATAACCCTCCCTCCGCTCCAAGATCGGAGGGAGGACATAACCCTGCTGGCGCAGCACTTCGTGCGCAAATATGCGACAAGATATCGTAAGCCGATCACGAAGATCAGACGCGCGGCATTGATGACACTCACCGCGATGGACTGGCCAGGCAATATTCGAGAACTGGAACACGTGATCGAACGCGCCGTGATTCTCGCTCAGGGATCAACTTTGACCTTGGAAGACTTCCGGCCGCCGTCGCTTGAACCCCAACCGGTTCCACCCACGAGAACTCTGGCAGACATGGAACGCAACCACATTCTCGACATTCTTCGCCGCACCAATTGGATTCTCGCAGGCCCACAAGGAGCTGCGGCTCAGTTGGGGCTGAAGCGCTCTACTCTCCAACATCGCATGAAGCGGTTGGGTATCACAAAGCAGATCTAG